In Polyodon spathula isolate WHYD16114869_AA chromosome 53, ASM1765450v1, whole genome shotgun sequence, one DNA window encodes the following:
- the LOC121307101 gene encoding leucine-rich repeat-containing protein 3-like: protein MTSCQRALPLLLLLLTLCGQGSLLCPAGCHCAWDSGTVSCANAGLQEIPASLPRDTVTLHLEGNQISTVRDGAFKNLPRLRELDLSRNQIESLSPGAFRHLSPELKILDLSDNQLQLASKEDLGPTRAKTRLHHNPWHCSCALQELIETVNLDPETVSGIVCESSAQGPEHAGQPLVKLLDEGVNFCSLQRKTTDVAMLVTMLGWFSMVIAYVVYYVRQNQAEARRHLEYLKSLPSPLKEASAETDTLSTGL, encoded by the coding sequence ATGACCAGCTGCCAGCGAGCGCtcccgctgctgctgctgctgctgacgcTGTGCGGGCAGGGCTCCCTCTTGTGTCCGGCGGGCTGCCACTGCGCCTGGGACAGCGGGACAGTGAGCTGCGCCAACGCTGGGCTGCAGGAGATCCCAGCTTCCCTCCCGCGGGACACGGTCACGCTGCACCTGGAGGGGAACCAGATCAGCACCGTGCGGGACGGGGCATTCAAAAACCTCCCGCGCCTGCGCGAACTCGACCTGTCCCGCAATCAGATCGAGAGCCTCTCCCCGGGAGCCTTCCGGCACCTGAGCCCGGAGCTCAAGATCCTGGACCTGTCCGACAATCAGCTGCAGCTGGCCAGCAAGGAGGACCTGGGCCCCACGCGTGCCAAGACCCGGCTCCACCACAACCCCTGGCACTGCAGCTGCGCCCTGCAGGAGCTGATCGAGACGGTGAACCTGGACCCGGAGACGGTGAGCGGGATCGTGTGCGAGAGCTCGGCGCAGGGGCCCGAGCACGCCGGCCAGCCCCTGGTCAAGCTGCTGGACGAAGGGGTGAACTTCTGCAGCCTCCAGCGCAAGACGACCGACGTGGCCATGCTGGTGACGATGCTCGGCTGGTTCTCCATGGTCATCGCATACGTGGTCTACTATGTGCGACAGAACCAGGCGGAGGCCAGGAGACACCTGGAGTACCTCAAGAGCCTGCCCAGCCCGCTGAAGGAAGCCAGCGCGGAGACGGACACGCTCAGCACGGGCCTGTGA